The sequence below is a genomic window from Sebastes fasciatus isolate fSebFas1 chromosome 18, fSebFas1.pri, whole genome shotgun sequence.
TCTCTTTTCTTGCTGTTGGTTCTGcaacataaaaatatgaataagttatattaaattaaaatggaTATTCTCCTCAAGAGAAGCTCAGTGAGTTCCAGAGTTTATTCACCTTTctttgcagcagcagctttgGTTTTGTCTTTGGCAGCTGCAGCGTCTAGATTTGGAGAAATGAGTGTTGAGTTATGTTATTAATATCTTACTGAAGTGTGTGTAGATTTACTATCTGGATCATAATCATCTGTAACACTGAAAACATAAAGGACCTTTCTttgttgtctgtctggctgctgctgctgtctctgaggGGATAAATGAGTAATGAATTAATCCTGTGTCATAGCGTACATCACTGTTTAATGCTGCAGACGTGGTTATTTACGACAGATTAAACATTCAGTGGATCTGGAGACGCAGACGGTACCTTTTTCTGTTTCAGCAGCCTTGCTTTTCTTCTTTGCTGCTGGAAAATATCACATATTGATTATTGTTCACAGCAGTGATTAAGAGAAAGATAATTCTGTGAGTTTAACTATGAATTAAATAGTTTGTACCTTTCTTGGTGGAGGCAGCCTTCACTTCCTCCTCAACAGTCTCTGGTTctttaagagagaaaacagattAGACAAGTcaacaaactgaaggtttctcTTTTATATTTCTTCAGcaaaaatactttattacagtttgaagtaacattttcaatctGGTGAATATGTTGAATCAAAATTAAACTCATCATTTACTCTCCCTGACAGGTCAACTGTTTCTCATCTCAACcgaaataagttgtagttttgttacctaaacctaaagaagttgtagttttgttatctaaacctaaagaagttgtagttttgttacctaaacataaagaagttatagttttgttacctaaacctaaagaagttgtagttttgttacctaaacctaaagaagttgtagttgtgttacctaaacctaaagaagttatagtgtTGTTACCTAAACcgaaataagttgtagttttgttacctaaacctaaagaagttgtagttttgttacctaaaccgaaataagttgtagttttgttacctaaacctaaagaagttgtagttttgttacctaaacctaaagaagttatagttttgttacataaacttaaagaagttatagttttgttacctaaacctaaagaagttgtagttttgttacctaaaccgaAATAAGctatagttttgttacctaaacctaaaaaagttgtagttttgttacctaaaccgaaataagttgtagttttgttacctaaacctaaagaagttgtagttttgttacctaaaccgaaataagttgtagttttgttacctaaacctaaagaagttgtagttttgttacctaaacataaagaagttatagttttgttacctaaacctaaagaagttgtagttttgttacctaaacctaaagaagttgtagttgtgttacctaaacctaaagaagttatagtgtTGTTACCTAAACcgaaataagttgtagttttgttacctaaacctaaagaagttgtagttttgttacctaaaccgaaataagttgtagttttgttacctaaacctaaagaagttgtagttttgttacctaaacctaaagaagttatagttttgttacataaacttaaagaagttatagttttgttacctaaacctaaagaagttgtagttttgttacctaaaccgaaataagctgtagttttgttacctaaacctaaaaaagttgtagttttgttacctaaaccgaaataagttgtagttttgttacctaaacctaaagaagttgtagttttgttacctaaaccgaaataagttgtagttttgttacctaaacctaaagaagttgtagttttgttacctaaaccgaaataagttgtagttttgttacctaaacctaaagaagttgtagttttgttacataaacttaaagaagttgtagttttgttacctaaaccgaaataagttgtagttttgttacctaaacctaaaaaagttgtaattttgttacctaaacctaaagaagttatagttttgttacctaaacctaaagaagttgtagttttgttacctaaacctaaaaaagttgtagttttgttgcctaaacctaaagaagttgtagttttgttacataaacctaaagaagttatagttttgttacctaaacctaaagaagttgtagttttgttacctaaaccgaaataagttgtagttttgttacctaaacctaaataagttatagttttgttacctaaacctaaaaaagttgtagttttgttgcctaaacctaaagaagttgtagttttgttacataaacctaaagaagttatagttttgttacctaaaccgaaataagttgtagttttgttacctaaacctaaaaaagttgtagttttgttacctaaacctaaagaaggtgtagttttgttacataaacctaaagaagttgtagttttgttacctaaaccgaaataagttgtagttttgttacctaaacctaaaaaagttgtagttttgttacctaaacctaaagaagttatagttttgttacctaaacctaaagaagttatagttttgttacctaaacctaaagaagttgtagttttgttgcctaaacttatgaatttgtagttttgttcatttttacaacataataggtgtagtaggcgtagtaggcgtagtaggcccctactgacccacatgtatggtgcttatagcgactgatctcgcctatttaatggcctgataacaggtGAATCAGGTGAATCAGGTGAATGAGGTGAATCAGGTGAATCAGGTGAACCAGGTGAACCAGGTGAATGAGGTGAATGAGGTGAAGCAGGTGAACCAGGTGAACCAGGTGAATGAGGTGAATGAGGTGAAGCAGGTGAACCAGGTGGAATGGGGGATAATAAATTAGTTCAGCCATATTGACTGGAAGCTTTGAATCTGTACGTACCGTATCAGAATATCAGAATAAATGGTGTGTTCTCACCGTGGACCGGAGCTCCAGCCGGCTGAGCTTCAGCAGCTGGACTCTGGATCTCAGGCTGGACTGGAGCCTCTCGCTCTGTGGCCTCTGGCTGTACTGGCTGTACTGGTTCTGCTTGGGGCTGCATCACTGGCTGCATGGGTTGATACGGTTGGTACTGGGCGTAGAGCGGCTGCTGATAAAGAGGCTGCAGCGGTGGAGCTCCGGGATGGACCGGGTGAGCATTCAGAACCGGAGCAGACGGAGCTGGAaacaaatatgtgttttataGTCCAGCAACATCATTACTGATATTATATCAGTCATAGCTGATGTGACAACAGTGTGAGTACCTGACATGGTCGGAGGAGGGTACGGGTTGTCTGTGACCACGTGATGAACTGGAACATAAagagatatgtatatatatatatatatatatatatatatatatatatatatagaagcaGAAGAGTTATGAAGtcagatatttatttcctcTGCATGATAACTTACCGTACCAGCCAGGTGGGGACGGGCAGTAGACTGGAGCAGGACGGCATGGACCAACTGAAAATACATCCTCCAGGTTACTACatgaatataattatatatacattCAATTCATAATGAATATAACAGCTATTATACCTTCATGTCCCGATTCTGGGACCTCCTCTTGTTTCttcgtctctgtctctgtcagagAAAAAGAACCTGCTAAGTACAACAGACTGCTGCTacgtacaacagaccgttgctacgtacaacagaccgttgctacgtacaacagaccgttgctacgtataacagaccgttgctacgtacaacagaccgttgctacgtacaacagaccgttgctacgtacaacagaccgttgctacgtacaacagaccgttgctacgtacaacagaccgttgctacgtacaacagaccgttgctacgtgtaacagaccgttgctacgtacaacagaccgttgctacgtacaacagaccgttgctacgtacaacagaccgttgctacgtacaacagaccgttgctacgtacaacagaccgttgctacgtgtaacagaccgttgctacgtacaacagaccgttgctacgtatagcagaccgttgctacgtataacagaccgttgttatgaataacagaccgttgctacgtgtaacagaccgttgctacgtatagcagaccattgttatgaataacagaccgttgctacgtgtaacagaccgttgttatgaataacagaccgttgctacgtatagcagaccgttgttatgaataacagaccgttgctacgtatagcagaccgttgttatgaataacagaccgttgctacgtatagcagaccgttgctacgtgtaacagaccgttgctacgtgtaacagaccgttgctacgtatagcagaccgttgctacgtatagcagaccgttgctacgtatagcagaccgttgctagccgtgtaataagcaggataatgtacagctagcaggtcattgttgtgaaataagccctttcagggtgatgagagacGCTCAGcgtcgccctgtcagggttcaTTTCACAAcgatgaccggctcgctgtacattatcctttatTGAAGAGTACATTATCCTTTATAGAAGAGTACATTATCCTTTATAGAAGAGTACATTATCCTTTATAGAAGAGTACATTATCCTTTATAGAAGAGTGTCATCCTGACTGTCTATACTTTAATATTACTACTATCTGAATGGAGGGTTGAAGgactgtacagattgtaaagtgatttgtgatattgggcgatataaacatatatatatatatatatatatatatatatacaataggAAACTTGTGTTGTGTCTAATCACAGATGAGTGACTGCGACTTATTAGCGGCTGAATCGTCCACTTACCTTTCCTGTCCGTCTTGGTGGGACTCTTTTCCACTCTCTTGGCTTTTTATTGGAATGAACAAGAGAAAACATCCCGTTAGTTTAAGCAACACTATTTATCAGTGTGAGGTTAAAGCTAGCTAGTTaaagttagcttagcataaagactggaaacagttgATCGGCCTGATACTTCATGGACAGATGAGCTCCTGATTCACCGTTCCACGGCTGCAGTAAATGTGTGAATACCTCTGAGGAGAGCAGGAAGTCTCTTGATCCGCCGGATTTTTGGCTCCAGAGCTGCAATTCTGGGCAGAGCTGGAAGCAACACCATCCCATCATTTAACTCATCCCATCACAGTAAGAACAAGGATCACACCGGGTGTTCGCTAtgtttcagtgttcagtgttacCTTTCCGTTTTGGCTTGTCATCGGTCTTCACAGCTTCACGCTcttaaaatcaaacaaaatgaaattattagttattagttaatGTTTAGTTTTAGCTTAGAGAAGCAGGTTGatcagaaacactgaaacatcatcatcaccatacATTAGCTTTGTTTGTCTTTGGAGTTTAGTGTCAGAACCTTGTTCTTATCCGTACTGTACCTTTTCTCCTCCTCACAGCTGAAACTCTTCTAACAGCATCTGAAAACAGCAACATCAGATCACTGACATACAACTACGACCTGGAACAGCTTTATCAGAGAGATGTGTTATCTTTCACCAACACTCTTCTTTCATTCTCTCTGCTACTGTGAAAACGTTAAAGTGAAGCGCTACAGCTACCAAACAGCCTCTAAACTGACTCCACCTGAACCTTCAACCCTTAATGGAATAAAGTCACACCACCGACACTCTGCTCAAACAAAGACGTTCTTCACACGACAGTCTCAAACCTTTTCTGTCTGCTGTCTTGGTGGCGGTCTCTTTGACCTTTGCAGAGGTCATACAAGGACACACTGAAACCACAAAGCACACGGTCCAGGTGAGGTTACAGGTAAATGTGATGTATAACAGTCCAGGTGAGGTTACAGGTAAATGTGATGTATAACAGTCCAGGTGAGGTTACAGGTAAATGTGATGTATAACAGTCCAGGTGAGGTTACAGGTAAATGTGATGTATAACAGTCCAGGTGAGGTTACAGGTAAATGTGATGTATAACAGTCCAGGTGAGGTTACAGGTAAATGTGATGTATAACAGTCCAGGTGAGGTTACAGGTAAATGTGATGTATAACAGTCCAGGTGAGGTTACAGGTAAATGTGATGTATAACAGGTGTAACGGTCTCTCTGACCTGTGGGTTCAGTCTTTGGTGCTTCTTCCTCCTCAGGTTCAGGTATAGGTTTGATCACATCCACCATGGCCTTCTCCTCATCGTCGTCTtcatcgtcctcctcctcttctctgtcttcAGGCTCGTCTACTGTTTTCTTTAGTCCAGCTGTCGGCTCTTCGTCCTccccctcatcatcatcatcatcatcatcgtcgtccTCCTCAGCGGCAGCAGGCTGAGCGGTGACTGAGGCTGAAAGCAGAAACAGACGTTTATATTCATGTGTCAGGTGACTGGTGACGTTGAACTGTAGTTTACTATTGACTTCATAAACACTGAATATGAATGAAATACACTTTAAGAGAAACTGTTAGATGATGTGTATGAAACGCAGCAGGTAGTGTGATAATCACCAACTGTTTCTGCTTCAGCATCCTCAGTCTTGTCTTCATCAGCAGCCTGTTTGACGTCCTCcgcatcctcttcctcttcctcatcctcctcctcatcctcctcctcttcctcgtttGCCTCAGTCTTTACCGCCTCCTCCTGGACAGTGAACGCTGCAGTGGCAGCtacaaacacacagtcagagagcagagaaggaaagagatgaaactctgatGCTTTTTAACAacagctgccattttggactgaaaaagcatattattattattattattattattattattattattattattattatatggtCTGACCTGTACTTATTATCTGTACCTAAAGTCCACACAGAACTAGGTAAGATGGCCTTCTCCTGGAACACACTGGAAGCTCAGTTGAAACTGGAGTCTGATgacttttgatgaatttaaaacatgaatgaaagaCCTGGAAGAGAGTCAGTcaggagctgtctgtgtttctggaTACTTTCACTTTAGCGTTGGCTTCCAACACTTGATTTGAATGtgtttgtatgatattatgctatgtatttattcagcatttgttttatgttgtggcgtctgaagTTTGTTTGAATGCTGCTGTCTTGACCAGGTCTCTCTTActaaagagattcttaatctcaatgagtactccTGTTGAAGTAATCCCTTTTTAAactacataaaaatgtgataaacaaagataaagtattaatcctataaccctgtgtttattactgaaacagcatacaaCCATAGTGCTGCTGTATTTTCATTAGAGCCCCAGTGctgtaactcacagctctaAGTGATGTAATGCAAACAAACTCCAGATCACCTCTCAGCTGCGTGGACAGGGATCTGTCTCTGACATAATGGATGTCGGGGAGGCAGCTAGAGCAGATGTATGGTAGATGTtgacagagaccagtagaaGTGGAGAACACTAAGATATATGATGGCGGAGAGGTGGGATGAGTTCTTTGATCTAGTATAGAGGGTTGTGATGTGGAGTCCGCGAACAGTCGCGTCCGGATCGGCTCGggtttggttgtgtttttgtctgctgatattgaaacacaataaaactctgCTTCTTGCAGCATCAAGAGATTCATCTGAGCAACctgttgactttctgacaccGTTAAAatgaacattgaagaacattgaACTGAGATCTCAGCCACTCCAGACCCAacactacctggttaaataaaggctaaataaaatataaaaaatgatatatgtatagaatattttattgttcaacagaggccttttcggtagaatatgacaatagaatagaaatcatttatTTGTACTTTTGTTTTACCGGCGTCCGGTcgtctctttcagtccaaaatggcttctaactattgactttcacttcttagtgatatacgttctttggtttaGTTTCACAGCCAGTGTTCAAAGATTACCTGTGTACTTGTgctaatcaataataataataatgatcaataATACTGGAATATACCTGCTAGCaggacatcatcatcattatcatcgtCTTCTTCATCCTCCCTAGCTAAGGACTCCGATGGgacatcttcatcttcatcttcatcgtcTTGATCGAAGGTGAACTCAAACGAGCTGCTATCGATATCTTCATCATCCTTATCGTCATCATCGTCGCTtgtgtcatagatgatgtcatcactgaAGACAGTCTCTTCATCGGTTGTAGGATCAATGtcgtcatcatcttcatcacctaaGACTCCGCTGTCTGTGCTCTCAAAGGGAGGGACgtccacttcctcttcctcctcctcttcatcatcatcttcttcagtgacatcatcaggtcTGTCACCGTCGACGTCGAGGTCAACGTGGACGTCTTTGTCAAGGTCAAAGTCCAGGTCTTCGTCTTTGAGGTCGCTGTCTTCGTCATCATCTTCATCGTCTGCAAAGTGCTCAGAAGAGGCGACGGAGACGTCCTCGTCTGATTGGTCCAGCTCTTCATCATCGTCTTCCTCAAAAACAGGTAGAGGAGGAAGATCTTCCTCTTCAGCAGGTTTATGatcttcctcatcttcctcatcctcaATGGCAGCAGGAACAGGAGGAAGATCGAGCTCCAGGTCTTCATCGCTGTCTCCTGCGATGACATCATCGCTGTCAGACGTCGGGACGCCCTCCGCTAATCTGTCGTCTTCATCGTCTTCATCgttgtcctcttcctcctcctcctcactggaGAGAAGTGCAGATTCACTGACGTCTGAGGTGTCAGTGAAGGCATCGTCACTGGAGTCGTCTTCGTCTTTTTCATCATCTTCGTCAGGCAGGACTACGTCTTCGTCACCGTCTCTGACGTCAACGGGAGCGCCAGACTCTTCATCCTCAGACGGGGGGGTAGGTTCAGGAGactcttcttcatcatcttcatcatcttcatcatcctcagCAGCTGCAGGTTCAGGCACCTCTtcaacatcttcatcatcttcatcatcctcagCAGCTGCAGGTTCAGGCACCTCTtcaacatcttcatcatcttcatcatcctcagCAGCTGCAGGTTCAGTCACCTCTTCATCATCTTTGTCAGCCTCTTTCatgtcatcttcatcatcatcatcttcttcaaTCTCAGCTGCAGCTGCTTCAGGTTCCTTCTCATCTTCCTCGTCTTCATCCTCATCTcgctccacctcctcttcctcctcctccgcttcCTTCACCTCATCATCCTCTTCATCAGCAGCTGCTTcaactccctcctcctcctcctcctcttcttcaactccttctgctgcttcctcttcttcctcttcgtcctcctcctcctcttcttcctcctcctcagcttctgcccccacctcctcttcctcctcctcctcctcctcagcttctGCCCccacctcttcttcctcctcctcctcttcctcttcctcctcgtcctcaaGTTCTGCCCccacctcttcttcctcctcctcctcttcctcttcctcctcgtcctcaaGTTCTGCCCccacctcttcttcctcctcctcctcttcctcctcctcctcttcctccactccttcctcctcctcgtcctcctcctcttcttcctcctcctcgtcctcctccactccttcctcctcctcctcatcctcctcttcagctTCCTCCTCATAATATTGTTTATACTCCTCATCATACTCCTCTTCATAATCCTCTTCATACTCCTCctcgtcgtcctcctcctcttcctcctcatctgcgtactcctcctcctgctcctcctcctgctcctcctcctgctcctcctcctcctcctcctcctgctcctcctcctcctcctcctctccagcagCCTCCACTttgtctccctcttcctctcccacctcctcctcctcttcctcttcctcctccaccacttCAATCACTGGTTGTTTGGTCTGAGCCTGCATCCCTATGACTGTAAGAAACACGTTGGTCTAATTAGTACTGTAATGATATGAATGTtagttattatattaataattcatattaataaagTAACAATCAATCAACAAATCAATAAAGCCACAAATCCCTTATCAGATATTTGAGCTCTGGTGGCGTTATGGAGTAAAGATCATATTATAATAGTGATGTGGAACATTTGAAACCAGTTGCTTATTTATTAGTGCTGTCAATATTTaaacgtgattaatcacatgattatcgatagttaatagttaatcgtgatttaactgcaaatgaatcacacatgttctatctgttctaaacgaaccttaaagggagattagtccagtatttaatcctcttatcaacatgggagtggactaataatatctatatctatatctatatctatatgtagatatatatatttagcagGTCAGCTAatgatgttttactgtatctGCTGCATGTTGTTATCTAatgatgttttactgtatctactgtatgttgttatctagtgatgttttactgtatctactgtatgttgttatctagtgatgttttactgtatctactgtatgttgttatctagtgatgttttactgtatctgctgtatgttgttatctagtgatgttttactgtatctactgtatgttgttatctagtgatgttttactgtatctactgtatgttgttatctagtgatgttttactgtatctactgtacgttgttatctagtgatgttttactgtatctactgtatgttgttatctagtgatgttttactgtatctactgtatgttgttatctagtgatgttttactgtatctactgtacgttgttatctagtgatgttttactgtatctactgtatgttgttatctagtgatgttttactgtatctGCTGCatgttgttatctagtgatgttttactgtatctGCTGCatgttgttatctagtgatgttttactgtatctactgtatgttgttatctagagatgttttactgtatctactgtatgttgttatctaatgatgttttactgtatctactgtatgttgttatctagtgatgttttactgtatctactgtatgttgttatctagtgatgttttactgtatctactgtatgttgttatctagtgatgttttactgtatctGCTGTACGTTGTTATCTAatgatgttttac
It includes:
- the LOC141755836 gene encoding uncharacterized protein LOC141755836 isoform X14, which encodes MTETVGARSSTTTTTIMVIDRNVDAGAASGRGPKKTFTEDLHSTFSSPLAWILVLALLITWSCVFVIMFDLMDYRTVSGGLSRIGSDPMKAVNDAVEESTNVISVMLKFVSNLVAPAEDEGNLYAVRKKGEFLPSRSKVIGMQAQTKQPVIEVVEEEEEEEEEVGEEEGDKVEAAGEEEEEEEQEEEEEEEQEEEQEEEQEEEYADEEEEEEDDEEEYEEDYEEEYDEEYKQYYEEEAEEEDEEEEEGVEEDEEEEEEEEDEEEEGVEEEEEEEEEEEEEEVGAELEDEEEEEEEEEEEEVGAELEDEEEEEEEEEEEEVGAEAEEEEEEEEEVGAEAEEEEEEEEEDEEEEEEAAEGVEEEEEEEEGVEAAADEEDDEVKEAEEEEEEVERDEDEDEEDEKEPEAAAAEIEEDDDDEDDMKEADKDDEEVTEPAAAEDDEDDEDVEEVPEPAAAEDDEDDEDVEEVPEPAAAEDDEDDEDDEEESPEPTPPSEDEESGAPVDVRDGDEDVVLPDEDDEKDEDDSSDDAFTDTSDVSESALLSSEEEEEEDNDEDDEDDRLAEGVPTSDSDDVIAGDSDEDLELDLPPVPAAIEDEEDEEDHKPAEEEDLPPLPVFEEDDDEELDQSDEDVSVASSEHFADDEDDDEDSDLKDEDLDFDLDKDVHVDLDVDGDRPDDVTEEDDDEEEEEEEVDVPPFESTDSGVLGDEDDDDIDPTTDEETVFSDDIIYDTSDDDDDKDDEDIDSSSFEFTFDQDDEDEDEDVPSESLAREDEEDDDNDDDVLLAAATAAFTVQEEAVKTEANEEEEEDEEEDEEEEEDAEDVKQAADEDKTEDAEAETVASVTAQPAAAEEDDDDDDDDDEGEDEEPTAGLKKTVDEPEDREEEEDDEDDDEEKAMVDVIKPIPEPEEEEAPKTEPTVCPCMTSAKVKETATKTADRKDAVRRVSAVRRRKEREAVKTDDKPKRKALPRIAALEPKIRRIKRLPALLRAKRVEKSPTKTDRKETETKKQEEVPESGHEVGPCRPAPVYCPSPPGWYVHHVVTDNPYPPPTMSAPSAPVLNAHPVHPGAPPLQPLYQQPLYAQYQPYQPMQPVMQPQAEPVQPVQPEATEREAPVQPEIQSPAAEAQPAGAPVHEPETVEEEVKAASTKKAAKKKSKAAETEKETAAAARQTTKKDAAAAKDKTKAAAAKKEPTARKEKTKPAAAAKKEKTVKEKTKPAVAAKKEPAVKEKTKPAAAAKKDAAAAPHKRRSAESGVRSKVKTSRAQKEPEPEPEPEPEPRPQPIRLRSRLEAVRKTNVTSEAKEGKPARAPSQPGKAEKKSVKEAQDKEKQPSQAKNGNRASEEAQTDDNITEKKKPGQRYFQCIYVPGKNAQYPLRPFTPAMSPAMMSPAMMSPALRSMMEQQQQQQQQQQQQQQQRAARASGR
- the LOC141755836 gene encoding uncharacterized protein LOC141755836 isoform X10, which produces MTETVGARSSTTTTTIMVIDRNVDAGAASGRGPKKTFTEDLHSTFSSPLAWILVLALLITWSCVFVIMFDLMDYRTVSGGLSRIGSDPMKAVNDAVEESTNVISVMLKFVSNLVAPAEDEGNLYAVRKKGEFLPSRSKVIGMQAQTKQPVIEVVEEEEEEEEEVGEEEGDKVEAAGEEEEEEEQEEEEEEEQEEEQEEEQEEEYADEEEEEEDDEEEYEEDYEEEYDEEYKQYYEEEAEEEDEEEEEGVEEDEEEEEEEEDEEEEGVEEEEEEEEEEEEEEVGAELEDEEEEEEEEEEEEVGAELEDEEEEEEEEEEEEVGAEAEEEEEEEEEVGAEAEEEEEEEEEDEEEEEEAAEGVEEEEEEEEGVEAAADEEDDEVKEAEEEEEEVERDEDEDEEDEKEPEAAAAEIEEDDDDEDDMKEADKDDEEVTEPAAAEDDEDDEDVEEVPEPAAAEDDEDDEDVEEVPEPAAAEDDEDDEDDEEESPEPTPPSEDEESGAPVDVRDGDEDVVLPDEDDEKDEDDSSDDAFTDTSDVSESALLSSEEEEEEDNDEDDEDDRLAEGVPTSDSDDVIAGDSDEDLELDLPPVPAAIEDEEDEEDHKPAEEEDLPPLPVFEEDDDEELDQSDEDVSVASSEHFADDEDDDEDSDLKDEDLDFDLDKDVHVDLDVDGDRPDDVTEEDDDEEEEEEEVDVPPFESTDSGVLGDEDDDDIDPTTDEETVFSDDIIYDTSDDDDDKDDEDIDSSSFEFTFDQDDEDEDEDVPSESLAREDEEDDDNDDDVLLAAATAAFTVQEEAVKTEANEEEEEDEEEDEEEEEDAEDVKQAADEDKTEDAEAETVASVTAQPAAAEEDDDDDDDDDEGEDEEPTAGLKKTVDEPEDREEEEDDEDDDEEKAMVDVIKPIPEPEEEEAPKTEPTVCPCMTSAKVKETATKTADRKDAVRRVSAVRRRKEREAVKTDDKPKRKALPRIAALEPKIRRIKRLPALLRAKRVEKSPTKTDRKETETKKQEEVPESGHEVGPCRPAPVYCPSPPGWYVHHVVTDNPYPPPTMSAPSAPVLNAHPVHPGAPPLQPLYQQPLYAQYQPYQPMQPVMQPQAEPVQPVQPEATEREAPVQPEIQSPAAEAQPAGAPVHEPETVEEEVKAASTKKAAKKKSKAAETEKETAAAARQTTKKDAAAAKDKTKAAAAKKEPTARKEKTKPAAAAKKEKTVKEKTKPAVAAKKEKAVKEKTKSPAVAAKKEKTKPAAAAKKEPAVKEKTKPAAAAKKDAAAAPHKRRSAESGVRSKVKTSRAQKEPEPEPEPEPEPRPQPIRLRSRLEAVRKTNVTSEAKEGKPARAPSQPGKAEKKSVKEAQDKEKQPSQAKNGNRASEEAQTDDNITEKKKPGQRYFQCIYVPGKNAQYPLRPFTPAMSPAMMSPAMMSPALRSMMEQQQQQQQQQQQQQQQRAARASGR